The stretch of DNA CTGATACGGGTGCATTTGATGTGATCTATGGTGCCGGTTGTCATTGCGCGCAGCCGATCGAGAACTATAACGGCACTTGGATCATCTATGGTTTGGGCAATGCCGTAACCGAATCGGCCGATACGGCAGACACCATCGTAAACAACCAGGGTGTGACCGCGCGCATTCAATTCGCAGGCAAAAAAGGCGTGGCAGGCTCGTGGCGCGTCAACCGTATCGACTGGGTGCCCAGCGCCAATGTGACGCAAGGCAAATACCAATGGTGTTCGCTGGCAAGCGACCATCCGGACGGCCCCTGCTGGGATGAAACGCAAGACGCGAATGTGCGCCAACGCATCTGGAACGTGCTCTACTCCATGGGCGCCGACCAAAACGTGGTCAAGGAATGGAATATAACCGCAGAGCGGGCGGGTTCATCTGGCGAGTAGTTTTCCATGGCACAATATGCCTCGTACCGTTGGTTGAAAACGCAGAAGAACCACTCGAACACACAGTGTGAGGTGAAAGACATGGATGAAATCTACGAAACCCAGCCGGAACGCACCGATCTGCCGCTGGTGGTTATGCCCGTCATCATCGAATCGATGATTGAACCGTTCGAAAAGAACTTCGAGCTGTTCAAAGACATTGCCCGCGTACGCATGTACAAGGATTTCACGCTCGATGAAGACACCATCGTCGCGCGTTGCGCCGAAGCCGACGCCATCATAGTGGTCGGATTCCACTGCTCCGACTCAATCCTCGACCGTCTGAACGCCAAATGCTACGCTTTCGGCGGCACCGGCGTGGCCAGCTACATCGATCTAGACAAAGCCAAGGAACGTGGCATCCGCGTATGCAACGTGGTGCGCTACGGCGACCATGCCGTAGCCGAACACACCATCGCACTGCTCATGGAACTCGCCAGGCAGGTCGGCAAACTCGACAGGCAAGTCAAAGAAGGCAATTGGGCTGGTGTCGACGGCTACGAACTGTACGGTAAGAAGCTTGGCATCATCGGCCTTGGCGGCATCGGCCAAACCGTGGCGCGTATTGCCGGAACTCTCGGCATGAACGTGTCCGCATGGAACTCCCACGTTCCCGAGCAGGTGTTCACCGACCTGAACGTCACTCCGGTTGACGATATGAACGAACTGATTGCCGGATCCGACGTGGTGTCCATCCACTTGCCGTTGCTGGACTCCACAAAAGGCATCGTCACTGCGCAAAACCTTGAGGCCCTGAAACCGGGAACCATGTTCATCAACACGGCCCGCGCGGAAATCATCGAGCCAGGCGCATTGCTCTCCAGACTCCAGCGCGGCGACATTCCCGCGGCGCTTGACGTGTTCGACCATGAGCCGCTCACTGCCGACGATCCGCTGTGCTCGATTCCAGGTATCATCCTCACCCCACACACCGCCTGGCGTACCGACGGCGCATATGTGGGCATCACCAAGCAGGTGGTTCAATCGGTTGCGGCTTACTTTGAGGGTGAGGATTTCAACGTCGTCGTGTGAGCGGTCGTACGAAACGGTATAAGGAAAACGTACGGACGGTCGGCGTGATTAGGTAGGTTGAAAGACATGCAGACCATACTCGATTCCGCCGATCAACCCGCGCATGATGCGTTCGTCGAGAAGAAATCGGAATTCATCGGCGACGCCTGCCATATCGATTCCTTGGACGAGGCGCTCGCGTTTGTGCAGATGATTCGCGATCGGCATCCGAAAGCCCGTCATGTTGCCTATGCTGCGGTGTGCGGTGGCTCCGACGGTCGTTTGGCCGAGCGTATGAGCGATGACGGCGAGCCGTCGGGCACGGCCGGCAAGCCGATTCTCGACGTGCTGCGCGCCAACGA from Bifidobacterium catenulatum PV20-2 encodes:
- a CDS encoding D-2-hydroxyacid dehydrogenase family protein, which produces MDEIYETQPERTDLPLVVMPVIIESMIEPFEKNFELFKDIARVRMYKDFTLDEDTIVARCAEADAIIVVGFHCSDSILDRLNAKCYAFGGTGVASYIDLDKAKERGIRVCNVVRYGDHAVAEHTIALLMELARQVGKLDRQVKEGNWAGVDGYELYGKKLGIIGLGGIGQTVARIAGTLGMNVSAWNSHVPEQVFTDLNVTPVDDMNELIAGSDVVSIHLPLLDSTKGIVTAQNLEALKPGTMFINTARAEIIEPGALLSRLQRGDIPAALDVFDHEPLTADDPLCSIPGIILTPHTAWRTDGAYVGITKQVVQSVAAYFEGEDFNVVV